Part of the Melopsittacus undulatus isolate bMelUnd1 chromosome 12, bMelUnd1.mat.Z, whole genome shotgun sequence genome, GAATGTTCCACGTTTACTTCAGTTTGCATCCCTACTGAGAGCAGTCCGAGCGCCAGGCTGGAGACCATGGATTCTGGGGCACATGCATTTCTCTCTACACAGAGCACCTCTGCTTCAGgcagcagggaagaaaaactCTCTCAGTCTCCTTGCACTAACTGAGGCAGAATTAGAGGAACAGTTTGTGAGAGGTCATGGCCCGGGAGGCCAGGCCACAAATAAGACAAGCAACTGTGTTGTCTTGAAGCATGTTCCATCTGGGATTGTAGTGAAGGTAATTGATTTACTCCATTAAGTCACAAATTGGCATCATGTCTTCcaggtcttgtttaatattaatGCATCATCACAGTGCAGATGTCAGGGAGGAAAAGTTCTATGTAAAGAATCTCATCCAGAAGCAAGTTTTGGCTATCAGAAATACACTCTGTTGTTGTAGCTGCCTTTCAGTGGCAGCTCTCACACTCCTGTCCCTCTTGTGAGTTAGAATGTCTTCCTTAACAAGGTGATCAGATACACTGCAGATTCTTTTTAAGCATTCCTTTTGCCTACTTCCTGTGGATTAATACTTTGAAATTAATCTTTGCTTCCTTATCGTAAGGAGGAGACATTATATTAAACTCAGAAACAGCTCTCCAAGGTAAAATAGGATTGAAGATTAATGCAAAAGCCAGTCTTAACGAGTTACAGTAGCAAAAGAGGAGTTTCTTTACAGTAATGGCAGGAATGCATAGActgaaagggaaagcagaaggatAAAGAGATTAAAGTTCCAGTAAAAATATTCGATTGTGTTTCTTCAGTGTCATCAAACAAGATCAGTGGAGAAGAACCGGAAGATAGCCAGAGAAATCCTGCAGGAAAAGGTTGACCTGTTCTATAAAGGTGAAGAAAGTGatgtttttaaagagaagaaagcattggagaagaaaaagcaggagaaaaaaagaagagcaaaggaacatctagaaaggaaaaagctttttaaagagATGCAACAACTGGATACGAAATGAACTGTGTGAAATACAGACTTGCCTGAGTAGGGTAAGGGGAACGTTtgtcattttatatatatatatatatataattatatctAAACCCAGGTTTCAAACTAACGGATGAGGTTAGTTTGATGTAGAGCTCCCTAAGCACTGCTGAAAGACCAAGTAGTGACCTTCCATTACTGTAAAACTGAGGTGATAAAAGCAGTTATATTTCTGCTTCTGCCCACCATCATCTCATTAATCACATTTAGCAATCAGATTTTCTGCCAAGTGTAGAAGATGCTAAAGCAGTCCTTGCTAAAAAGGAACTATAAACCTTCCACCATTGGTAATGGAGACCAAAAAGTGCAATAGATTTCTTTCTGCCTGGATGACACTTTATGATGCTTCGTAGGAGTTCAAACACTTGGGGAGAATGAGCCTAAAACCAACACTCCCTCCTGCAAGTGAGTTGTGTTCTTCCAGTTCAAAGGTAAAATTGGGTTATTACAGCTAAAGAACACATCCTGGAAGCTGCCTCCCAAGGCAATGGAATCCACTTCATCCAAGCTGTGAAGTAATTAACTTGGCCTCTTAATATACTGTATTTTCTGCAAGTATCTATAGCTCTATGTGTTAGATAGCCCAGACAGCCCAACTTCCTTAGGATTTAGATTGCATAACAGTGAATTACAATCACTTATTACATTAAGCTCAAGCTTTTGGGTATCTATCTTCCCTCATTTCAGACAATTTGCAATGTTCTTCAAATACAGCTGCATGTCCTTTGTTACTGTCACTCTGAAGGCACTAGTGAGGAATACTTTCTCATTTTAATCCCATTCACAACTCTAATTGCTTAACCAGAACTTCCCTTTCATTTCTGGACAGCACCTCACTAGTTGCCACCAAGTTTTGGCCTTCAGCACTGAAGGAGAAAGCTTCAGGAAGCCAGGCCACAGTATCTGTTTTGAAAGGAGTGGAGACTACTGGCGACTGTAACCACCTTCCAACTGCATCCCActgtgccagggatggaaaCTCACCAGCAATTCAGGGCTGTTCCCTAATTCCTTTCTCTGTTCCTGAACCTGAGCCTCCTGCATGAAAGTTACATTTTTAGCTATTGAGAGTTCTTGTTCATGGAGTATGAATCCAATTAAAGTGACTGTACATAGTTTTAATACAAACTGTTAATGAAAATAAGCTTTATTACGTCaagtaataaatacatacaaagaTGCAAATAACAGTTTTAGTAATTTAtccagaattttcttttttggcaaactttaaactgaaatctCCAGCCTTAATGTAGAAATTAGCTTTCCAGGACCTTGTTATTATTTAATAGGTTTCCCTATTTTCCATATAACTCATGCACTTTAAATGGACTTCAAAGCACTAACAGTCATGCAAATGTTTATGCAAAAcgaacaaaaaagggaaaataagagaaggggaaggttATTTCTAAGCAGGGTCTATGCTGTATGACATAGTGTGACTTAGCAGACTACAGGGGACAGCATGCTATTCTGCATTCATTAAACAAAATCCTCAGAGCTTATGTCAGACTGTGGAAGACTGACAGTTTGGGGTTAAGTGAATACAGTCAAAGGAAGAAACCAAAAACCAGAATGAGACTGTGGCTGGATAAGAAGAGAACTGAAATAGAGCCTGGGAGAGAAAGAGCATTCCTCTGCATGCAGTTCAGTTTTCatgttttagaaacattttgGAGGGAGTTTTAATGTCTTTACAAAATGCAACCCTCAGGAAGTTGAAAAAATCcttgttttctcattcttaactattaacattttcttaacattttcGTAAGGGTGAAacaagaaaggcaaaacattcaaaataaaggaatttGTCTGAATGTTTCAAGAGTCAAAAGGAATAAGTGttactttttcttcattcagaGATGGAATGAGTGGGCTAGGATCTTGCATTTCGTTCCGTCTCAGCCAAGCATTCCCGAACTAATCCTCTGGCATGGATAATGCCTGCAAAAGAATTGGACACGTTTCCAATCATCTCATTCCGGTCACACTTGCAATGGCACTGCAGAGAAAGGTTGAGGTATTTCTGTCCTAAATTACCAAGGCTACCACAGAAGAGGGGGAGACCCCTCACTTCCCAaacatcagctgctgctttctccagctGCCATTATAAATGGAAAAGGGGCTAAACCGGGAATGAAAGCATGATAAGATCTGCAGGTCTGCAGTGACAGGTATATCCTAATGTGCAGTGCAGGCCTGTTGAAAAGCAAGGACATAAcaggaggtggggggggaacCATCTTGCCTACCTGTGAGTTACTTTGCTACAGTGGAGTGAAAAGTAAATACAAAGTTATCCAGGGAGTCCTTTTAGCAAGCTCTGAGTCTTAATACCTTGGGACAGTTCTCTGAGAGGATGCACCTAATCCAAGCCCTCATAATACTGCTTAAACACAAGTTGTGTCTCTTGcaagaaggatttttttatggCGTGTGCAAAAAGTTCCCTCCCAACACTGGCTCAGCTCCCAGTGCAAGTCATCACCACTTCACATGCTGCCACATCTACTCTCATCTGATAGACATAATGTGGAATTTTTCACTACAGGGCCTGTTGCCTTCAGTTCCAGCAATCTGGACCTCCATTCTTAATCCTGGAACTATATCTAGATTCATgttcacagagctgctgaaagaGCCTGAGATGGATTTTAGAGATGAGAGACAAGACAGgttttttctcctgcaaacGAGGTTATCTTTTACTGACAGGACAAGATAGAAAGTGATTTCTCTGCTCAGTCATGTTCCTTAACAAGGTGGAGAAAGGACAATAACACGAGATGAAGTTTAAACTCTATTTAAAGATAATGGATTCTGCTtcttggaaggctgctattccatatcacagcaaCAGCCTTTACATCCAAGGAGTATTGACTTGGGACTTGACAGGCATAAGGCTTTGCAGAGGGTTAAATTGACACAGACAAGTAAAGCTGCAGGATGCAGAATTTGTACATCAGACCTGGATCTGGTGGCAGGATGCCCAGTTTATGCAGCAGATCTATCTTGAATGATGAACAGTGGGGAATTGGCCAGTTTTAGAGGTCAGTAGTCTCTGTGCTTAGGAGCAGGTGGAGCTGGGGACGTGACCAGGGAGGCTGCAGTCACATTGGGATACCCTCAGTCACTTGCTCTCACGCTTGCAAGAGCCCCTTCAACCATCAGGCTCCCAAAATGGAAAGAGAGGTACGTCTGTGACCAAAAGATGGCAGCAAAAAATACGTATTTGGGATTCTTTGCAATGGCAAGTCACAGTGCCAGCACTGAACCTGAAACCCACCTTAGGCAGCAAACTGAATATTCACTatgagcagcagcaaaacaactTCTGACCAAACTGAGGATGTCTACATCTCTCCCGGTCCCACTCAGGTTGTCCCCATTAGCCTACTGCCATTCATGATCTATTAATACTGACTCAGGCAATGCAATAAAGAGACTCCAGTAACATTGATTTTAGCTGGGCCAGATTCCACTTACCACTCATCAGCAGACTTTATTGCATCCTTTCCCAGAACAGCTACTAGCCATTTTATTGCATGTCATGGCAGATATATTACTCTCCCATAATGGTTGAGCCTTAAATAAAGCTTCGTAGTCTTGGGTAAATGAAAGGGGGATTTGCAAGGTGGTGAAGTTAGTCTGCTACAGTAACATTGCCATTCTGGGTTGAAAGCATGAGCCAAACTCAGCACGAGGACCAAGGAAACAGGAATTACATTATGCTGGCAAAGGACAGGACTGCCAGCACAACTGTTGTCCATGGCCTTTCAGGGTAATTTCAGGAGCTGGGACAGTGGAATGTCCCACTGCTCCTTCAGAAATATCCCTCTCACGTCCCCTGCAGAGGACAATATCAAGCTGATGTCAGCAGCGGGGCATGCAGGGGTTTCTTTTACACTGCAAGGAAAGGGCATTTATTACCCCTTTTAGCTGACAAAGCAAAGCTGGAAAGACCTATCAGCCAGCCCTAAAAGCTTCTATGTCCCTCCCTGGTGGGCTCTTAATGACATCCATTGACAACAGGTAACAGAGTGGAGGAACAAATGTGTATGTTTGACATCTCAGTCTGCACAGCCCTCCCTGGCAaccttttattccctttttgtAGCTCTCCATCAGCCTTGGTGTGAAAATGCACTTTAGTAAAGGCTCCTGGGTCAAGTACATGGGTGACATACAGGAGGAGAAGTAAACAATGCTTGGCCATGTATTCTGGAGACCAGAATGGGAAAATTGAAGGGGCAAGTCAGTCACCAACAACCTGAAAGCACATATCCATTAGACACCTTATGGGTCTAAAAGGTGGTTTGAAATACAACTGAAACTCCCTTTGTGCACATGAAAGCCATTTTGTCACTGGTTTATCTATCAAATGCAGCACAACTGGAGTATCCCAAGGTTTCCGTTGCTCATTAATACACCCAGTTTAATGATGAGCTCAAAGCAGCTGTCTCCTTTCAAAAGGACCAGTTGTCATGAAGCCGTACACAAGCAGACAGTGCTCCAAGTGTATGGGACATGATTCTTTTCAAACAGATTGAAACATTACCTCTTTTTAGCCTTTCCATCGCGCTTTTGCTCCCAGCGTATGTGGGTCTAATCTCTTTTCCTAGTTCTTCTATGATAGCTAGAAGTTCTGCATATTTGCTTTGTGGtacttggctgctgctggtccCCTGTAGTTGAAAATAGATTAATCTCAATCAAATACTGCTACAAACAGAACAATTACAATAAACAGCAACTGGGAACACAGGGAGAAACAGACCTTGAAGCCACTTTTTAAGACATTAACATTTCAGATTTATTATAGAAACATTTACTTTTTGTGGTTGCCACTACAGGTGGACACAATGCTATGTGCCCTTCAAAAATCAGGATCAAATGGGAGCATACAGCTGCAAGAGAGGGGCCTTGGGTGAAATTGGAGCTAAAACAGAACTAAAAGAACTGCAAGCTGGGAATTGCTTATTTAACTCTGGTCTCACTTCTTCAGTGTTCAGGTGTGCATTTTGTGGGGAAGGCAGGagagtgagaagcagaaaaagcaaaactgccTGTATCATAAGGGAAATCCTATGAAGTCAAGAACATCTAATAGAAAATTTACAGCTGGATTCCTGGAGCAGCCCCCAGGGCTGTGTGTGACACACACTTTATGGGAGTAAGTTTTAGGGTATAAATTTACTGAAGagaaatgttacagaaatagtcattttttaacaaataaaatatattaagagCTCTTGTATCTCAACATAACTGAAGACATGTTTCACAGTGACTCAGATGGGACGGGACTAACAGTTAATTAGTAACCAATCTCACTCAGCACTCTGCTTAGTCTAATTTGATCCCAAGACATGTGTGATGAATCAGTGTGCCATTTGGGTTTGATTTCACATCTTGGTGGGAGGGAGGAACACCTCAGATTACAGGCCCCAATCCGGGCTCGTATGCAGGGTCAGTGATCTGattaaaagagaaacaacaaGCAGAGACATACCTGCATCCCTTGTGTGTAGCCTAGAGATGGGGGTCCGTAGTCATTTATAAGCTGTCTGTATTGCGCAGATGTTGCCATACTCGTGGAGGGAGAATGAATGCTCccagctggagagagaaaagaggaaaaaacacccTGTTATTATATAAAGATTAATTAGTCTGTTACATTGGAACacattttaatcactttttGCTAAAGCTGTGACCTATTACCTCTGTCTGAGCTCACTTAATGACATTTCACAGGCATCGTATTTGCTAGGAAGAGAATGGTTAAATTAATGCTTCTCTTATGTTTGCTGTACATTTGGAAacagcacagcctgcagcactATCAGTGCAAATTGTCTGCCTAAAAGTGAAAGCGAGTGTAGCATGACAGGTTGTTCTGCCTAGACAAACTGTAAATATTAAGGAGCCCTATTTTGGCAGATATACATTCCACACAGATGAGTCTAATGTACTGtgctatttttactttttcactgCAAGTTATCTGAAAGTAATTTTGCAACTCAAAGTGTCATCACATGGTCAATGCAAGTTACCCTCAGTACTATTTTCAGCCAATGCCAAAACTATTCATAGGGAACAGTCAGTTGAGGTAGATCAGATCTGCTGCTCACTGTATGACACTGGAGGCGAGGACTGCTACCTTTATTCCTCTTTGTGTGATATCAAACATTTTTAGGCAGACAAATTGTGCTGTGTAAGAAAACGAAAGGGAAAATAACATCACCCTGGATTATGGTTACTTTCTCTGAAGTTATAAAGGATCTACAGGGTTTTGAGTCAGCTGGGACTTCCAAAAACAGCCTCTAGTGCAACCATTGATGAACTGCTCCAGAAATGAGCCATCACAACACTTCTTCCCCCTCACGCCACAACACGAAGTACTGGGGGTTGAAAAACAACCCTCAGATTTTTCTTAGGGGGCTTAATTACGCTGCCCATTTCCTACCGGTGCTGGAGGACCTCCTGGCTATGGACTGTACCTCAGGACTAAGGGCATGTTACACCATTCAACTTGTTTGCTCTTACAGCCAGAGTGCCCCTGCATCCACTGATGCTGCTGTCTTTGCCTGTAGGCACAGACACAGACTGCCTGCTGTCTGGAAAAATCTTCCCCCTTACAAACACTCCTTTGCTGCAAATTCCCAACTGTCTTTCCTATGAGGAACAGATCTCATTTACCAGCCTTCatttaaatctaaattaaaCCAATGCTAAAAGTCACTGGGGTTTAGAACTATGTAAATCTGTaggctttgttttaaagttgCAAGTGatttcattcctgttttcccCTGCTGCAAAAAGGATGAGCCAGCAGTTACAACTGTATAAAACAAGGCTGAACACAGTGGAAGAGACTCTTGCCCTTAGTTGGGAAGTCTTTTTCGACTTCAGAACTGGTCACTGGATATCATTGTGGTGGTGTCTCCATTACAAGAAGAGAGCATGTACTTAATTTTTACTAGTTAACAGGATGTGAAACCCTAAGAAAGGCAAACTGAGCTGGTCACTAGGTCACCTCAAAAAGGCAAGATTTCTCTTTGTCTTTAGCTAAGCTGCTAAACCTTATGGCATTACAATCTGCATTTCTGGCCAGGTTTCCCATGGAGCCCATTGTCACATTGTGCTAAAGCACAGCAAAACCCTGGAAAACTTAGCAACACACCCTTAGAGTATGGCACTGGGAAGAACACCCTTAGTTCTCCATTAGTTCTTCACGTTGTTAGCTCAAAATGGTAAGATTTCTGTATGTAAACTCAGTATTTCAAGTCCAGATGACTGAGTTTCAACAGTTATCAAACATGACACAACAGCAAACCGCATCTTTCCTCCAAGGACTTCAAAATGATTCAAAACCATTAATGAGCCCCTTGTGCTGCAAGGTAAGAAGCTTTAATTACCTCAATTAAGTAAAGAAAGACTAAAGTGATTTTTCCTCATATACAATAAAATGAAAGGGCCATCCTGCAAAGACTTGTTCCTGAACTGTTGCTGCAAGCAGCCACAGAGAAGACCTGGGAGCTCAGAAGTGGTTCAGAACTTAGGCCAGGACTCTGATGACCAGGCTCAGGAATCCTGCCCTACCCACTGAGCAAACCTCAGTTCCAGCAAACCAACAGCTTATCACCACCGTGCTG contains:
- the CDK2AP1 gene encoding cyclin-dependent kinase 2-associated protein 1 isoform X2, whose product is MHLYSSYQESSGRVLLQGAVASWWRNRGPCASAVILRGAELAGSIHSPSTSMATSAQYRQLINDYGPPSLGYTQGMQGTSSSQVPQSKYAELLAIIEELGKEIRPTYAGSKSAMERLKRGIIHARGLVRECLAETERNARS
- the MTRFR gene encoding mitochondrial translation release factor in rescue gives rise to the protein MVNSLLVLGFVPEKPCPRLCMNVPRLLQFASLLRAVRAPGWRPWILGHMHFSLHRAPLLQAAGKKNSLSLLALTEAELEEQFVRGHGPGGQATNKTSNCVVLKHVPSGIVVKCHQTRSVEKNRKIAREILQEKVDLFYKGEESDVFKEKKALEKKKQEKKRRAKEHLERKKLFKEMQQLDTK
- the CDK2AP1 gene encoding cyclin-dependent kinase 2-associated protein 1 isoform X3, with the translated sequence MATSAQYRQLINDYGPPSLGYTQGMQGTSSSQVPQSKYAELLAIIEELGKEIRPTYAGSKSAMERLKRGIIHARGLVRECLAETERNARS
- the CDK2AP1 gene encoding cyclin-dependent kinase 2-associated protein 1 isoform X1, translating into MIYCIVGVNITDGHICRCCYCCKQPKVSGRHGDASLNFRTLLLLPLAMSLGMSYKPNLNAHIPGTPLNPAGSIHSPSTSMATSAQYRQLINDYGPPSLGYTQGMQGTSSSQVPQSKYAELLAIIEELGKEIRPTYAGSKSAMERLKRGIIHARGLVRECLAETERNARS